A window from Exiguobacterium marinum DSM 16307 encodes these proteins:
- a CDS encoding proline dehydrogenase family protein — MEKVLRDGFIYMSQNKTLNSLAKKYGLRFGASRFVAGEDFKASVPTIRELNAKGLSVTVDHLGEFIQTVEEANTNRDEIIRAVEIMAEEQLDAYMSLKLTSLGFDISDELIEDNMRHILTVAQEVGVFVAIDMEDEQRCEKTLELFKKLKAEFDGLGTVIQSYLYRSEDDINHLAPLKPNLRIVKGAYKEPATVAFPEKEDVDHNYLKLVKLHLANGNYASIATHDDHMIDDVIEHVKENNIPLDQFEFQMLYGIRVERQLELVRQGYKVRVYVPYGRDWYGYFMRRLAERPANVAFVLKGMVKK; from the coding sequence ATGGAAAAAGTGTTGCGCGATGGATTTATCTACATGTCACAAAACAAAACACTCAACAGTTTGGCAAAGAAATATGGCCTACGATTTGGTGCATCACGCTTTGTAGCAGGGGAAGACTTTAAGGCGTCTGTTCCGACGATTCGCGAACTAAACGCGAAGGGCTTGTCGGTCACAGTCGATCATCTCGGGGAATTTATTCAGACAGTCGAAGAAGCAAATACGAATCGCGATGAAATCATTCGTGCGGTTGAAATTATGGCAGAAGAGCAATTAGATGCCTATATGTCACTCAAACTGACGTCACTCGGATTCGATATATCGGACGAGTTGATCGAAGACAACATGCGTCACATTTTGACGGTCGCACAAGAAGTAGGGGTCTTTGTGGCCATCGATATGGAAGATGAGCAGCGTTGTGAGAAGACGCTTGAGCTGTTCAAAAAGCTGAAAGCGGAATTTGATGGCCTCGGGACGGTCATCCAATCGTACTTGTACCGCTCAGAAGATGATATTAATCATCTCGCGCCGCTCAAGCCGAACCTCCGCATCGTCAAAGGGGCATATAAAGAGCCAGCGACGGTCGCGTTCCCAGAAAAAGAGGACGTCGACCACAATTACTTGAAACTCGTCAAACTCCACCTGGCGAACGGAAACTACGCATCCATCGCGACACACGATGACCATATGATTGACGACGTGATCGAACACGTCAAAGAAAACAACATCCCGCTCGACCAGTTCGAGTTCCAGATGTTATACGGGATCCGCGTCGAGCGCCAACTCGAGCTCGTGCGCCAAGGATACAAAGTCCGTGTCTACGTGCCGTACGGCCGTGACTGGTACGGCTACTTCATGCGCCGCCTCGCGGAACGCCCGGCAAACGTAGCATTCGTGTTAAAGGGAATGGTGAAGAAATAA
- a CDS encoding Y-family DNA polymerase — protein MRRRIFCIDSVSFYASCECAARNKNPYHTKLVVLSNLRDSGALVLAATPKMKQLGIKTGSRRFHIDRLPWHERQDVLYAEARMSHYLNVSIQIIHILHQFAPPEAIRVYSIDETLVDMTGTERLFGSDEHVAHLMRATIFRYTGIPVTIGIGPNNVLAKLVLDLHAKKKGVATCLLQDVERLIHPAPVEKMWGVGTKMAVHLQRLGIWTIGDLARYPLESLHEKFGVIGAELWHHAWGIDESPTILPASSLFGAKRTRPKSIGHGITLMKDYTTYSAIRLVLQAIAVEVGMRTRQAGLVGGTLHLGVRYTRTSDRGGFSKQKKLPRFTADEQEFLPILVQLFLDGWEETEAVRYVSVALGKLEPRSDHVQLSFFEDEWAKAKRLDFLDLIDGLNVRFGRGTIRPASSLLKDSPLRTRQRLIGGHKQGGDSS, from the coding sequence ATGCGCAGACGAATCTTTTGTATCGACAGCGTCTCGTTCTATGCCAGTTGTGAGTGTGCCGCGCGCAACAAAAATCCTTATCACACGAAGCTCGTCGTCCTCTCGAACCTCCGGGACAGCGGGGCGCTCGTCCTCGCGGCGACCCCGAAGATGAAACAGCTCGGCATCAAGACCGGGTCACGTCGCTTCCACATCGACCGCCTCCCGTGGCACGAACGGCAAGACGTCCTCTATGCCGAGGCGCGGATGAGTCATTATTTGAACGTTTCCATCCAAATCATCCACATCCTTCATCAGTTCGCCCCGCCCGAGGCGATTCGCGTCTATTCGATTGACGAGACGCTCGTCGACATGACCGGGACGGAGCGACTGTTCGGAAGTGACGAGCACGTCGCCCACCTCATGCGTGCGACGATTTTTCGCTATACAGGGATTCCCGTCACCATCGGCATCGGACCGAACAACGTCCTCGCCAAGCTCGTCCTCGATTTGCATGCGAAAAAGAAGGGTGTCGCCACGTGCCTTCTCCAAGACGTCGAACGACTCATCCATCCGGCCCCGGTTGAGAAGATGTGGGGCGTCGGCACGAAGATGGCGGTCCACCTGCAGCGGCTCGGTATATGGACGATTGGGGACTTGGCCCGCTATCCGCTCGAATCCCTTCATGAAAAGTTCGGTGTGATCGGTGCAGAACTTTGGCATCACGCCTGGGGCATCGACGAGTCGCCGACCATCCTGCCAGCGAGCTCCTTGTTCGGGGCGAAACGGACGCGACCGAAGTCGATCGGACACGGCATCACCCTCATGAAAGACTACACGACGTATTCCGCAATCCGGCTCGTCTTACAGGCGATCGCGGTCGAGGTCGGCATGCGGACACGGCAAGCGGGACTCGTCGGGGGGACGCTCCACCTCGGGGTGCGCTATACGCGAACGAGCGACCGGGGTGGCTTCAGTAAACAAAAGAAGCTCCCCCGCTTCACAGCGGACGAGCAAGAGTTTCTCCCCATCTTAGTGCAGTTATTTTTAGACGGCTGGGAAGAGACGGAGGCCGTGCGATACGTCTCGGTCGCTCTCGGCAAGCTCGAGCCGCGGAGCGACCACGTCCAGTTATCGTTCTTCGAAGACGAATGGGCGAAGGCGAAACGGCTCGACTTCCTCGATTTGATTGACGGTCTGAACGTCCGGTTCGGTCGCGGCACGATCCGACCGGCGTCGAGCCTACTAAAAGACAGTCCGCTCCGGACGCGCCAACGTTTAATCGGCGGACATAAACAAGGAGGCGATTCCTCATGA
- a CDS encoding bifunctional 2',3'-cyclic-nucleotide 2'-phosphodiesterase/3'-nucleotidase: protein MKTALKWSIATALVLPTILPLQAPNVLAEVDEDIVKLRFLETTDLHTNITNYDYFQDKVDNTIGLTKVATLINEHRTAAGETNTFLFDNGDTIQGTPFGDYVRESQAGKNEAFEHPMYKAMAALNYDAVTLGNHEFNFGLEFLYNAMEGSKGKLRFVNSNVNDLEGNPIVSKFNVDGQEVQIIERAVTDMDGETHTIKVGVFGVVPPKIMSWDSGNLQGRVTTEDIIPSAREAVQKLKDQGADVVVALAHSGIGESAALADEQLDSEENVGYALTKIDGLDMVMTGHQHGRFPDAKGMFASFPNVDMTKGTINGKPVVMANNQGKDLGVIDFELELVDGKWQIIDASATLDTVTADTAVDPTIQALIEDDHLATIDYINQPVGEIQDDIQSYFALVRDDASVQFVTNAQKWYVEKELETNLELSAYKELPLLSAGAPFKAGGRELTDASYYTNIPKGQIALKNVADLYVYPNTLEVVKVTGKDVMDWLEMSAGAFDQIEEDGENLLNLQFRSYNFDVLDGLTYEIDVTGPAKFDVGGKLVNENANRVKNVEYNGQPIKMDQEFLVATNNYRAGSSSFPGLGGGKNIVYRSAYETRNVISDYIIESKDKLDYKADDNWKIVADAKRSVTFETADAGKQYLNLYEGIEATDATREDAAGRLFRTYTTELEAAPVDLVLSVDVIKPGAKVVTGKTAPSANVTLKDGKTVLATTKADAQGMYRLTVKPLKLRQSLTIESELNGKTMTETKVVGAGFVGAPAISKRLTYTNTNVLTGTTSPGAKMVLKRDGKRIAYATADTAGKFEFTKRIGFVAASYEIEAKDVTGKVVETKSFVLEEPKVVTPKNTKGVKIGTRALIGKTTPGAKVVLKDAKGKQVAKVKASWAGTYTFTFKKGLAKGTYKVIASDYDGSGAKQATFKLK, encoded by the coding sequence ATGAAAACCGCATTGAAATGGTCGATCGCGACCGCGCTCGTGTTACCAACCATTTTGCCGCTACAGGCACCGAACGTCTTGGCAGAAGTGGACGAGGATATCGTCAAGCTCCGTTTCTTAGAGACGACAGACTTACATACGAACATCACGAACTACGACTACTTCCAAGACAAGGTCGACAACACGATCGGGTTGACGAAAGTCGCGACACTCATCAATGAACATCGTACAGCCGCTGGGGAAACGAACACGTTCTTGTTCGATAACGGGGATACGATTCAGGGGACACCGTTTGGCGATTACGTCCGTGAGAGCCAAGCCGGGAAAAATGAAGCGTTTGAACATCCGATGTACAAGGCGATGGCCGCATTGAACTACGATGCCGTCACACTCGGGAACCATGAATTCAACTTTGGTCTCGAATTCTTATACAACGCGATGGAAGGGTCGAAAGGGAAACTTCGCTTCGTCAACTCGAACGTCAACGATCTAGAAGGCAACCCGATCGTCTCGAAGTTCAACGTGGATGGACAAGAGGTCCAAATCATCGAACGAGCGGTTACAGACATGGATGGGGAAACACATACGATCAAAGTCGGTGTATTTGGAGTCGTCCCTCCGAAAATCATGTCATGGGATTCGGGGAACCTTCAAGGTCGTGTGACGACAGAGGATATCATCCCTTCGGCACGTGAAGCGGTACAAAAATTGAAAGACCAGGGAGCGGACGTCGTCGTCGCCCTCGCGCATTCAGGTATCGGTGAAAGTGCAGCCCTCGCAGACGAGCAACTCGACAGCGAGGAGAACGTCGGTTACGCGCTCACGAAGATTGACGGACTCGACATGGTCATGACAGGGCATCAACACGGTCGCTTCCCAGATGCGAAAGGTATGTTCGCCTCGTTCCCGAACGTCGACATGACGAAAGGGACAATCAATGGCAAACCGGTCGTCATGGCGAATAACCAAGGGAAAGACCTCGGCGTCATCGACTTCGAGCTCGAACTCGTAGATGGGAAATGGCAAATCATCGATGCATCAGCAACGCTCGACACGGTGACGGCTGATACGGCGGTCGACCCGACGATTCAAGCGTTGATTGAAGACGACCACTTGGCGACAATCGACTATATCAACCAACCGGTCGGTGAGATTCAAGACGACATCCAAAGTTACTTCGCACTCGTCCGTGATGATGCATCAGTCCAGTTCGTGACGAATGCACAGAAATGGTATGTCGAGAAAGAACTCGAGACGAACCTGGAACTTTCAGCGTATAAAGAATTGCCACTGTTGTCAGCGGGCGCACCGTTCAAAGCCGGTGGCCGTGAATTGACGGATGCGAGCTACTACACGAACATCCCGAAAGGGCAAATCGCTTTGAAAAACGTCGCGGACCTTTATGTGTATCCGAACACGCTCGAAGTCGTCAAAGTGACAGGAAAAGATGTCATGGACTGGCTCGAGATGTCAGCGGGTGCGTTTGACCAAATCGAAGAAGATGGCGAAAATTTACTCAACCTTCAATTCCGTAGCTACAACTTCGATGTTCTCGACGGCTTGACGTATGAGATTGATGTCACGGGTCCTGCGAAGTTCGATGTCGGCGGGAAGCTCGTCAACGAGAATGCGAACCGCGTGAAAAATGTCGAATATAACGGACAACCGATCAAGATGGACCAGGAGTTCTTGGTCGCGACGAACAACTATCGCGCCGGTTCTTCATCGTTCCCAGGCCTCGGTGGCGGGAAGAACATCGTCTATCGCTCAGCGTACGAGACACGTAACGTCATCTCGGACTACATTATCGAAAGTAAAGACAAGTTAGACTACAAAGCCGACGACAACTGGAAGATCGTCGCGGACGCGAAACGTTCGGTGACATTTGAAACAGCGGATGCAGGTAAGCAGTACTTGAACCTTTACGAAGGAATCGAAGCGACAGACGCGACGCGTGAAGATGCGGCAGGTCGTCTCTTCCGCACCTATACGACTGAGCTCGAAGCGGCACCCGTTGACTTGGTACTCTCGGTCGATGTGATCAAGCCGGGTGCAAAAGTCGTTACCGGGAAGACGGCTCCATCTGCGAACGTGACGTTGAAAGATGGCAAGACGGTCCTCGCGACGACGAAAGCCGATGCACAGGGCATGTACCGTTTGACGGTCAAACCGCTCAAACTCCGTCAGTCGTTGACGATTGAAAGCGAATTGAATGGCAAGACGATGACAGAAACGAAAGTCGTCGGTGCAGGATTCGTCGGAGCGCCAGCGATTTCGAAGCGCTTGACATACACGAACACAAACGTTTTGACAGGAACGACTTCACCGGGTGCTAAAATGGTATTGAAACGTGATGGGAAACGAATCGCCTATGCGACGGCTGACACAGCAGGTAAATTTGAGTTCACAAAACGAATTGGTTTCGTTGCGGCAAGCTATGAAATCGAAGCGAAAGATGTCACAGGTAAAGTAGTGGAAACTAAATCATTTGTTCTCGAAGAACCTAAAGTGGTGACGCCGAAAAACACGAAAGGTGTGAAAATCGGCACTCGTGCATTGATTGGAAAAACGACACCGGGCGCGAAGGTCGTCTTGAAGGATGCCAAAGGAAAGCAAGTGGCGAAAGTGAAAGCGAGCTGGGCGGGAACGTATACGTTCACATTCAAAAAAGGTCTTGCGAAAGGAACGTATAAAGTCATCGCGAGTGACTATGATGGTTCTGGTGCAAAACAAGCTACATTCAAACTAAAATAA
- a CDS encoding carbon starvation CstA family protein → MITFFVALALLLVGYLVYGRYVEKTFGIKEERTTPAYASRDGIDYVPMGKKRNSMIQLLNIAGVGPIFGPIMGALYGPVAFLWIVFGSIFAGAVHDYLTGMISLRNNGAHLPQLAEKFLGRSLRHVVNGFALLLLLLVGTVFVTSPSNMINNLFDGDASTLMFVIFGVFAYYILATLLPVDKIIGRIYPFFGALLVVSAIGIAVSLFAQGYKIPEMTLTNMHPDGLPIWPLLFFTISCGALSGFHATQSPIISRTTMNESNGREIFYGMMIAEAVIAMVWAGAAMAIFEPGELLGLINSGTPALVVQEVATLMLGSIGGTLAILGVIVLPITSGDTAFRSARMIIADYLSVAQKKFSSRLWIALPLFAISYVLTNMDFQMLWQYFNWANQTTAVIALFVGAMYLYIKGNNHHIALLPGTFMLYAVWFYILTAPIGFKLDGVLPYVISTLGTLTLLVLFHRRARAMRAAQMECDIPVKEVA, encoded by the coding sequence ATGATTACATTCTTCGTCGCACTCGCACTACTTTTGGTCGGGTATTTGGTATACGGTCGTTACGTCGAGAAGACGTTCGGCATCAAGGAGGAGCGGACGACGCCCGCCTACGCTTCCCGGGACGGCATCGACTACGTGCCGATGGGCAAGAAACGGAACTCGATGATTCAATTACTGAACATCGCCGGCGTCGGACCAATCTTTGGACCGATCATGGGAGCGCTCTACGGACCGGTCGCCTTCCTTTGGATCGTGTTCGGGTCCATCTTTGCCGGGGCGGTGCACGACTATCTGACCGGGATGATCTCCCTGCGGAATAACGGGGCACACTTGCCACAACTGGCAGAGAAGTTCCTCGGGCGCTCGCTCCGCCATGTCGTCAACGGGTTCGCACTTTTACTTCTCTTACTCGTCGGGACGGTGTTCGTCACGTCTCCGAGTAACATGATCAACAACTTGTTCGACGGGGACGCCTCGACGCTCATGTTCGTCATCTTCGGCGTGTTCGCCTACTATATCTTGGCGACGCTTCTGCCGGTCGATAAGATCATCGGGCGGATCTATCCGTTCTTCGGGGCATTACTTGTCGTCAGTGCCATCGGGATCGCGGTCAGCCTGTTCGCACAGGGCTACAAGATCCCGGAGATGACATTGACGAACATGCACCCGGACGGCCTGCCGATTTGGCCGCTCCTCTTCTTCACGATCTCGTGCGGGGCGCTCTCCGGTTTCCACGCGACACAGTCGCCGATCATCTCGCGGACGACGATGAACGAGAGTAACGGCCGAGAAATCTTCTACGGCATGATGATCGCCGAGGCGGTCATCGCGATGGTATGGGCCGGGGCGGCGATGGCCATCTTCGAGCCGGGTGAATTGCTCGGGCTCATCAACTCAGGGACGCCGGCACTCGTCGTCCAAGAAGTGGCGACACTCATGCTCGGCAGCATCGGCGGGACGCTCGCGATCCTTGGGGTCATCGTCTTGCCGATCACGTCAGGCGACACGGCGTTCCGTAGCGCCCGGATGATCATCGCGGACTACTTGTCGGTCGCACAGAAGAAGTTCTCGTCACGCCTCTGGATCGCGCTCCCACTCTTCGCGATCTCGTACGTGCTCACGAACATGGACTTCCAGATGCTCTGGCAGTACTTCAACTGGGCGAACCAGACGACGGCGGTCATCGCACTCTTCGTCGGGGCGATGTACCTCTACATCAAAGGAAACAACCACCACATCGCGCTCCTTCCGGGGACGTTCATGTTGTATGCGGTCTGGTTCTACATCTTGACGGCGCCGATCGGCTTCAAGCTCGATGGGGTCCTGCCGTACGTCATCTCGACACTCGGGACGCTGACGCTGCTCGTCCTATTCCATAGGCGGGCACGCGCGATGCGGGCGGCACAGATGGAGTGTGACATTCCAGTGAAAGAAGTTGCATAA
- the trhA gene encoding PAQR family membrane homeostasis protein TrhA produces the protein MEQKQLKEMLHADTLGEEIASAITHGLGVIFSIVALVLLVMSATESGSTWNVTAVSVFGVSMILLYLFSTLMHAIPHPRAKRVLQVFDHAGIYLLIAGSYTPFALVTLHGTLGWILFGIVWGVAILGIVWKLFSTGKYMWVSNVTYLALGWICIIAIRPLYESLGHQGFMLLLAGGIAYSVGIVFYVWQKLPFNHAIWHLFVLAGSVLIFLSILLYVAPSTSL, from the coding sequence ATGGAACAAAAGCAACTAAAAGAGATGCTCCATGCCGACACGCTCGGGGAAGAGATTGCGAGCGCGATCACGCACGGCTTAGGAGTCATCTTCAGCATCGTCGCCCTCGTCTTGCTCGTCATGAGTGCGACGGAAAGCGGGAGCACGTGGAACGTCACCGCGGTCAGTGTGTTCGGGGTATCTATGATTTTACTCTATCTCTTCTCGACACTCATGCACGCCATCCCGCATCCACGGGCGAAACGAGTGCTACAAGTGTTCGACCACGCGGGCATCTACTTACTCATCGCCGGAAGCTACACACCGTTCGCCCTTGTGACCCTTCACGGGACGCTCGGTTGGATTCTTTTTGGGATTGTGTGGGGTGTGGCGATTCTCGGGATCGTCTGGAAGCTATTTTCGACCGGGAAGTACATGTGGGTATCGAATGTGACATATCTCGCACTCGGCTGGATCTGTATTATCGCCATCCGCCCATTGTACGAATCACTCGGTCATCAAGGATTCATGCTTCTCCTCGCGGGAGGGATCGCCTATTCGGTCGGAATCGTGTTTTATGTGTGGCAAAAACTGCCGTTCAATCATGCGATTTGGCACTTGTTCGTGTTAGCGGGAAGTGTGCTCATCTTCCTGAGTATTCTGCTCTATGTCGCACCTTCGACAAGCCTATAA
- a CDS encoding YcxB family protein, with translation MVTTYKLTLEDFSAFQNDMIHHSDQHKRIRSVWLKYMNIPLFALGYIATILLVPNLESTMTRLLITFGIGILFALLLRPLLKDLHAPLYLWQIRRILKKQNVWPKDITLQFSETHVEMHAVRGSIHRTTQVPWTSILRVYQDESYRFLYYEEDEALIIPKMKDGITEVEQSEINRILEKYLHTEKHTSST, from the coding sequence ATGGTCACCACGTACAAACTGACGCTTGAAGATTTTTCAGCTTTCCAAAACGACATGATTCACCATTCTGATCAACATAAACGAATTCGCAGCGTATGGTTGAAATATATGAATATTCCGCTATTCGCGCTTGGGTACATTGCTACAATCTTGTTAGTGCCTAACCTCGAATCAACGATGACCCGATTGTTGATCACATTCGGAATCGGGATATTGTTCGCTCTATTACTTAGACCACTGTTAAAGGATTTACATGCCCCACTCTACCTTTGGCAAATCCGTCGCATCCTCAAAAAACAGAACGTTTGGCCAAAAGACATTACGCTTCAGTTTTCTGAAACTCACGTCGAAATGCACGCCGTTCGCGGTAGTATCCACCGAACGACACAAGTTCCTTGGACATCTATTCTTCGCGTATATCAAGACGAGTCGTATCGCTTCCTTTATTATGAAGAGGATGAAGCTTTGATTATCCCGAAAATGAAAGATGGGATTACCGAAGTCGAACAAAGTGAAATCAATCGAATACTCGAAAAATATCTACACACAGAAAAGCACACGAGTTCAACATGA
- a CDS encoding SLAP domain-containing protein — MLGFRKRKQIETGNKEEGRQLTLVIDDAMGIPKEDEYVFRYHAKRLPALLDNQLSIELLNAESLGHDLSIVALFRNTLPSSFEINELPILLLDANNVPIGRKVLGLSELPSFEAWTSKPVYLDFFLDEMFGEVESYDSLRLVFQMNPIDPLQLVSPEEEATFSKRAWQQLMRTNISTPPVGENEFNLMLVSVEKEETNVTATILLRNGYDRHLNVEKLPLELVSGEDVIGFTMIRLEEPVHGKHAYPVSVTFEEIEGDGPFSVRIKQ; from the coding sequence ATGTTAGGATTTCGTAAACGTAAACAAATCGAGACAGGAAATAAAGAGGAAGGACGCCAATTGACGCTCGTCATCGACGATGCGATGGGGATTCCGAAAGAGGATGAGTACGTCTTTCGTTACCACGCGAAACGACTTCCCGCACTTCTCGACAACCAACTCTCGATCGAGTTGTTGAATGCCGAGTCGCTCGGACATGACTTGTCAATCGTGGCGTTGTTCCGCAATACGCTTCCGAGCTCGTTCGAGATCAACGAGTTGCCGATCCTCTTGTTGGACGCGAACAACGTCCCGATCGGACGGAAGGTACTAGGGCTTTCTGAACTGCCGAGCTTTGAAGCGTGGACGAGCAAGCCGGTCTACTTGGACTTCTTCTTGGATGAGATGTTCGGCGAGGTGGAGTCGTACGACTCGCTCCGACTCGTCTTCCAAATGAACCCGATTGACCCGCTACAACTCGTATCACCGGAAGAAGAAGCGACATTCTCGAAACGAGCATGGCAACAGCTCATGCGGACGAATATCTCGACGCCACCGGTCGGGGAGAACGAGTTCAATTTGATGCTCGTCTCGGTAGAGAAAGAAGAGACGAACGTCACGGCGACGATTCTCCTCCGCAACGGTTATGACCGCCACTTGAACGTCGAGAAACTCCCGCTTGAACTCGTAAGTGGCGAGGACGTAATCGGCTTCACGATGATTCGTCTCGAAGAGCCAGTCCATGGTAAACATGCGTACCCGGTATCGGTCACGTTTGAAGAAATTGAGGGCGATGGACCGTTCAGCGTTCGTATTAAACAATGA
- the secA2 gene encoding accessory Sec system translocase SecA2, with the protein MIQFVKQLTNDQSRRLKAYERRVARINGLETTMKALSDDEMRTYTETLKARLLDGKKVDDIAEEGFALVREASVRVLGMRHYDVQLIGGFALLEGNISEMPTGEGKTLVAALPSYVKALEGKGVHVITVNDYLARRDAEQIGKIHDFLGLTVGLNVPDIEADEKRSAYQADITYGVGTEFGFDYLRDNLVHKPEERVQRPFHFAIVDEVDSILIDEAKTPLIIAQKDRSHIRLKQLAQQIISEFGETDYEVDLESRSATFTEEGIVKIEELFAIDNLFSASHQVLYHYLVQALRANVLFELDVDYIVREDKIELIDLFTGRIMEGRSLSEGLHQALEAKEGVTITEENKTTAEITIQHYFRMYPLVGGMTGTAQTSRQEFLKTYNMDVVQVPTNRERQRVDHPDRIFMTTEQKYAAVTEKVAELHATGRPVLIGTTSIAQSEAISKHLKKKRIEHDVLNAKTVAQEADIIADAGQFGKVTIATNMAGRGTDITLDAKAKEADGLFVVGTERHESKRVDNQLRGRSGRQGDPGATEFFVSLEDEIVKRYAAQKLERVEKKLKPSATGEVSTKDAIEIIEYAQTTIEGLGVSIRDYLFKLDDVLNEQRNIIYTIRNQAVNADADAITKNVLGMMRLALENSIDMHVSDELVPEEWPIDELKEDLRYLTMQEPTWANDIADTRELKDALNDWMETIIATTASRLEQDDIVLFAKESLLRAVDMKWTDHLTTMSGLKEGIGLRSYGQEDPSRQFGKEGLEIFEQTYINIARDVTTELCQLDRYFAEMAEEEV; encoded by the coding sequence GTGATCCAATTTGTAAAACAGTTAACGAATGATCAAAGCCGGCGTTTGAAAGCGTATGAACGACGGGTCGCGCGTATTAATGGATTAGAGACAACGATGAAAGCCCTCTCGGATGACGAGATGCGTACATATACGGAGACGCTCAAAGCACGTCTCTTGGATGGAAAGAAAGTGGATGACATCGCGGAAGAAGGGTTCGCTCTCGTCCGAGAAGCGTCGGTCCGTGTGCTCGGCATGCGTCACTATGACGTCCAGCTCATCGGTGGATTTGCCCTCCTCGAAGGGAACATCTCGGAGATGCCGACCGGGGAAGGGAAGACGCTCGTCGCCGCCTTACCGAGTTACGTCAAGGCACTCGAAGGAAAAGGCGTCCACGTCATCACGGTGAACGATTATTTGGCGAGACGTGACGCCGAACAGATCGGGAAGATTCATGACTTCCTCGGGTTGACGGTCGGCTTGAACGTACCAGACATCGAGGCGGACGAGAAGCGTTCCGCGTATCAGGCAGATATCACGTATGGGGTCGGGACAGAGTTCGGATTCGACTACTTGCGTGACAACCTTGTCCATAAGCCGGAAGAACGGGTCCAACGCCCGTTCCATTTCGCAATCGTCGATGAAGTCGACAGCATCTTGATCGATGAGGCGAAGACACCGCTCATCATCGCGCAAAAGGACCGATCGCACATTCGGTTGAAACAATTGGCGCAACAGATCATTTCCGAGTTCGGTGAGACCGATTACGAGGTCGACCTCGAGTCGAGATCTGCGACTTTCACGGAAGAAGGAATCGTCAAGATTGAAGAGCTGTTCGCCATCGACAATCTGTTCAGCGCCTCGCATCAGGTGCTCTATCACTATCTCGTCCAGGCGCTCCGGGCGAACGTCTTGTTCGAGCTCGACGTCGATTATATCGTCCGTGAAGACAAGATTGAACTGATCGATTTGTTCACGGGACGCATCATGGAAGGGCGGAGCTTGTCGGAAGGGTTGCATCAGGCGCTCGAGGCGAAAGAAGGCGTCACGATCACCGAAGAGAACAAGACGACGGCGGAAATTACGATCCAGCACTATTTCCGCATGTATCCGCTCGTCGGTGGGATGACGGGGACGGCCCAGACGTCACGCCAAGAGTTTTTGAAGACGTACAACATGGACGTCGTCCAAGTGCCGACGAACCGCGAACGTCAGCGTGTCGACCATCCGGACCGCATCTTCATGACGACCGAGCAAAAGTATGCGGCGGTCACTGAAAAAGTGGCGGAACTGCATGCGACGGGACGTCCGGTGTTGATTGGGACGACCTCGATCGCACAGTCAGAAGCGATCAGCAAGCACTTGAAGAAGAAGCGGATCGAACATGACGTGTTGAACGCGAAGACGGTCGCACAGGAAGCGGACATCATCGCAGATGCCGGTCAGTTCGGCAAAGTGACGATTGCGACGAACATGGCCGGACGTGGGACGGATATCACGCTCGATGCAAAAGCGAAGGAAGCGGACGGTCTCTTTGTCGTTGGGACGGAGCGCCACGAGTCAAAACGTGTCGACAATCAGCTCCGCGGTCGTTCGGGGCGTCAAGGCGACCCGGGTGCGACCGAGTTCTTCGTCTCGCTCGAAGATGAGATCGTGAAACGTTATGCGGCGCAAAAGTTAGAACGCGTGGAGAAGAAGTTGAAGCCGAGCGCGACAGGTGAGGTCTCAACGAAAGATGCGATCGAGATCATCGAATATGCGCAGACGACGATTGAAGGACTCGGCGTCTCGATTCGGGACTACTTGTTCAAACTCGATGACGTCTTGAACGAGCAGCGGAATATCATCTATACGATTCGTAACCAGGCCGTCAACGCCGATGCGGATGCCATTACGAAAAACGTCCTCGGCATGATGCGTCTCGCCCTCGAGAACAGCATCGACATGCATGTGTCGGATGAACTCGTGCCTGAGGAATGGCCGATCGATGAGTTGAAAGAAGACTTGCGCTACTTGACGATGCAGGAGCCGACATGGGCAAATGACATCGCGGATACGCGTGAACTGAAGGATGCCTTAAACGACTGGATGGAGACCATCATCGCTACGACGGCGTCACGCCTCGAACAGGACGACATCGTCCTCTTCGCGAAAGAGTCGCTTCTTCGTGCCGTCGACATGAAGTGGACGGATCATTTGACGACGATGAGCGGATTGAAAGAAGGGATCGGTCTTCGTAGCTACGGTCAGGAAGACCCGAGCCGTCAGTTCGGAAAAGAAGGACTTGAAATCTTCGAACAGACGTATATCAATATCGCACGGGATGTCACGACGGAACTATGCCAGCTCGACCGCTACTTCGCAGAGATGGCAGAGGAGGAAGTATAA